AAAAGATCAGCCCGATCGAAGCGCAGGTTTCCGCGTATACGGTATCGTTAGGCAAGTCATAGTCCAGCGAGAATGCCTCACCGAACGCCATAGAGCCGATCCCGCCTGTGATATACATCCGCTTGGACACGATATTATGCCACAGCTTCCTGCATGCATCCAACATACTTGAATCGCCCGTCTCCATGGCTACATCGGCGATGCCTGTCGCCATGTACACAGCTCGCACGGCATGACCTTCCGCTGCATCTTGCTGTCTAATCGGCAAATGAGTTTGGCTGTACTTCTTGTCGTTGATCATATCGGCATTGTACCAATGCCTTGTCTTCCCGCGCTTTTCATACTCCTCTAAGTAAAAATCCCCATGACCGCGCTGCTCTAAGAAAAATTGACTCAGCCTTAAATAAGCTTCATTCCCTGTAACTCGGTACAATTTTACCAATGCCAATTCAATCTCTTGATGGCCGTCGTAACCTTGGATTTTCCCCGGTTCAGGTCCGAATACGGTATCTATATAGTCTGCAAATCGACATACAATGTCGAGAATTTTCCGTTTTCCTGTGGATTTATAATACGCAACCGCGGCCTCTATGAAATGTCCAGCCGTATACAATTCGTGACATTCGCATAGGTTCGTCCACTCTTTACCAGGCTCTTTGAGCGTGTAATATGTGTTCAAATACCCATCTGCACGTTGAGCCCTTCCAATTAAATCGATGACCTCATCGGCCAATTGCTCCAGCTCGGGATCGGAATCTGTTTCCAGCAAATAACCTACGGCCTCCAGCCACTTCGCAACATCGCTATCCTGGAAGACCATGCCGTAGAATTCTCCCTCTTCATCTCCAGCGGCAATTTTCAAATTACGGATAGCATGGCTCGGCTCAGCTTCCGGTATACGGTCATTTAGAGCATCCCATTGATAAGGAATTACGACCTGACGCACCAAATCGATATAGGGACTCCAGAACGAATCTTGAATATGGATATCTTTTATAGGAAGTGTATTAGCAGCTTTCAGCTGTTGTGTCGGCATTGTTTTCTCTACTCCTTTATCTAAGGGGGTCCTATCCTTTTACAGCCCCATTGGTTAATCCGCTGACGATATATTTTTGAATGAAAATAAAGATTAGAATGACCGGCAATACCGAAACGACTCCGAAGGCCATGATATTGTTCCACGAAATTCCTTGATAGCCTAGGAAATTATAAATTCCTGCCGTAACCGGCCTCATTTCAGGCTTGCTGATAAACGTGAGCGCATAGATCAAATCACCCCAAGCATATAAGAACGAAAACACAGCGGCGACCACTACGCCCGGTATGGCAATCGGGAGCATGATGCGCAGAAAAGTTGTAAACGTGTTGCACCCATCAATCTTGGCCGAATCTTCGAGCTCCTTGGGCAATGAGATAAAATAGGTTCGCAAAATCATAACGGAAAACGGGATTCCTATGGTGGCATCCGCAAATATAGGAGCCCAGAACGTGTTGAGTATGTGCAAATTTTTAAACTCAATAAACAATGGAGTCAGAATTAAAGAAGAGGGCAGCATCTGTGTAACTAGGAACAACAGAATGAACAACTTCTTCCAAGGCGTTTGAAATCGGGCCAACCCGTAAGCAGCGGGAATCGCTAATACGGTTGCAATCACCATCGTGGATACGGAAATGATCGCACTATTCACAAAAGAATGGAGAATGTTATTGTTCGCCCCAATAAGCTGGCTCGTATAGGATGCCCATTGAATATGCTCCGGGAAATAAGAAGGATGCGCTAGAAAAATATCTGCTTCTGGTTTTAAAGAGGTCACCACCATCCAATAGAGTGGAAACAAAAAGGCGCAAGTAATGAGCAGTGCCACCGTATTCAATACCCGGTTATGTCTTCGCTCGGTTTTTGTATGAAATTGCACGCTACATCACCTCTTCTTTACTAACCAGCTTCAAATACCCCAGACTTACCAGAAACAAAATGATAAACAATACATTGGCTACCGTTGCGCCTTCGCTGAACTTGTATTCCACAAACGATAGCTTATAGGAGAAGGTCGACATCATTTCCGTCGCGTTAACAGGGCCTCCATTGGTCATGATGACAATCAGATCGAATACTTTAAACGTGTAGATAAAGCCTAAAACGAGCAATGATGTAATAGCCGGCTTCAGCAGCGGCAGCGTAATTCTAAAAAACTTATCCATAGCATTGGCCCCATCAATAGAAGCGCTTTCGTATACATCCTTTGGAATCGTGGTTAAGCCCGTAGTAATCAATATCATGTTAAAAGGGACGCCGATCCATGTATTCGCGATAATCACTGCCCACATAGAGTTGGACGGATTCACCAGCCACTCTACAGGTTGATGGACTAGATGCAGGCTCATTAGAATCTCATTGAGTATTCCGCCGTTTAAGGAAAACATGAATTTAAACATCAAGCCGGTTACCGTAATCGGCATGAGCCAGCTGATCATCACAAGACCGCGCAGCCGTTCTGCTAAAGAAAACTTCTGACTAAATAATAGAGCTAATACAAAGCCGATTATGAATTGTAACACAATGCATAAGACCGTATAAATGAGTGTATTGTAGGTAGACTTCCAAAAAATATCATCATGAAGCAACGCCCGATAATTGCTCAGTCCGATAAAAGAAGGCGTGCCTGCGATGTTCATCACATCGACATTGTAAAGGCTCAATCTGAGATTCTCGAACATCGGATAGCCGACCATGATCAATAAATAAATGAGCGCGGGAAGAATAAACACATTGCTGTAAAATCGTTCCGATAAGCGCATATTCGCTATACCGCCTTTCTTAAAGCTTGTTGGAGTACAAAAATTTTGTACTCCAACAATAGATTCAAGCTACTTCAAAACCTCGTTGATCTTCGTCTGCGCTTCTTTGGCAGCTTCCTCAGGCGTCTTGTACTCCAACCAAAGATTCCTACTATTTCAATACCTCGTTGATTTTCGTCTGCGCTTCTTTGGCAGCTTCTTCAGGCGTCTTGCTGAGTGTCAAAGTTTGCTGCAAGGCAGAAGATAACGCATTCGAAATTTCAGGCCATTTAGGGTGAGGTCCGCGAGGCTGTGCATACTGCATTTCTTCATTGAACACTTTCAGAACAGGATCTTCCGTCCAGTATTTATCGGTCGCTACATCTTTACGTGAAGGGAAATAGCCGAAGCTTTGGGCGAACGGTTTAATGACATCCGGACTTGCCACATACTTAATGAACTTCACTGCATCATCCACATTTTTACCGTTCACAACACCGAGATTTTCCCCGCCAAGGACAGAAGCATATTTCTCGCCTTTCGGAAGAAGCGCTACGCCATATTGCAGATCCGGCGCATTCGTTTTCAGTTCAGGAATTTGCCAAGGACCATTAACCATCATAGCAATTTTACCCGCTGCGAACTGTTTCATCACATCGGCTTGCGTCCAGTTCAGCACTTCTTTGCTCACAGATTGATCTTTAATTAAATCCGCAAGATAACTGTACGCTTTCACACCTTGAGGGCTGTCTACTTTATCAAACGTAGCGCCGGCTCCTAGCAGCCACGGAAGGAATTGAAACGTACCCTCCTCGTTGCCGAGTCCGCTGAAGCCTAAGCCTTTGATATCGCCTTTTGATAATTTTTTGGCAGCGTCGCGCAATTCGTCCCACGTCTGTGGCGGCTTAACGCCTGCGCTGTCGAGCATCGCTTTGTTATAAAACAAAGCCAGATTGTTACTGCCTAATGGAATCCCATACACCTTCCCGTTCAGCGTTGCGGATTTCCACGGGCCTTCGTAGAACTGATCTTTGTCCGGCCAGTCTTTGATCTTGTCTGTAATGTCTGCGAAGAGTCCCATTGCTGCATAAGCCGCGTGATCCGGATTATCAATGACGACAATGTCCGGTAGATCCTGCGCTGCAAGTCCTACAGATAGACGCTTTTTGAATTCCGCGAATGGAATAAACTCCGGAACCACTTCCACGCTGCTATCAACCTTGGAGTATCCTTGAGTTAAACTAGCAATCTTGTCGAAGCGTTCTTTACCTTCAAAATAAAACCACAACTTTAACTGCTTCTTCTCTTTGGACGCTGCGGGAGTAGCCTCACTTTTACTTGAAGCCGCAGGTGCTGCAGTTCCAGCAGCGCTCTGCTGTTCACTGCTTGTGGAAGAACAGCCTACAGCCGAAGCTAGTAATACTGATGACATTAGAA
This genomic window from Paenibacillus hexagrammi contains:
- a CDS encoding carbohydrate ABC transporter permease — translated: MRLSERFYSNVFILPALIYLLIMVGYPMFENLRLSLYNVDVMNIAGTPSFIGLSNYRALLHDDIFWKSTYNTLIYTVLCIVLQFIIGFVLALLFSQKFSLAERLRGLVMISWLMPITVTGLMFKFMFSLNGGILNEILMSLHLVHQPVEWLVNPSNSMWAVIIANTWIGVPFNMILITTGLTTIPKDVYESASIDGANAMDKFFRITLPLLKPAITSLLVLGFIYTFKVFDLIVIMTNGGPVNATEMMSTFSYKLSFVEYKFSEGATVANVLFIILFLVSLGYLKLVSKEEVM
- a CDS encoding ABC transporter substrate-binding protein, coding for MKKALTSVLMSSVLLASAVGCSSTSSEQQSAAGTAAPAASSKSEATPAASKEKKQLKLWFYFEGKERFDKIASLTQGYSKVDSSVEVVPEFIPFAEFKKRLSVGLAAQDLPDIVVIDNPDHAAYAAMGLFADITDKIKDWPDKDQFYEGPWKSATLNGKVYGIPLGSNNLALFYNKAMLDSAGVKPPQTWDELRDAAKKLSKGDIKGLGFSGLGNEEGTFQFLPWLLGAGATFDKVDSPQGVKAYSYLADLIKDQSVSKEVLNWTQADVMKQFAAGKIAMMVNGPWQIPELKTNAPDLQYGVALLPKGEKYASVLGGENLGVVNGKNVDDAVKFIKYVASPDVIKPFAQSFGYFPSRKDVATDKYWTEDPVLKVFNEEMQYAQPRGPHPKWPEISNALSSALQQTLTLSKTPEEAAKEAQTKINEVLK
- a CDS encoding glycoside hydrolase family 127 protein — translated: MPTQQLKAANTLPIKDIHIQDSFWSPYIDLVRQVVIPYQWDALNDRIPEAEPSHAIRNLKIAAGDEEGEFYGMVFQDSDVAKWLEAVGYLLETDSDPELEQLADEVIDLIGRAQRADGYLNTYYTLKEPGKEWTNLCECHELYTAGHFIEAAVAYYKSTGKRKILDIVCRFADYIDTVFGPEPGKIQGYDGHQEIELALVKLYRVTGNEAYLRLSQFFLEQRGHGDFYLEEYEKRGKTRHWYNADMINDKKYSQTHLPIRQQDAAEGHAVRAVYMATGIADVAMETGDSSMLDACRKLWHNIVSKRMYITGGIGSMAFGEAFSLDYDLPNDTVYAETCASIGLIFFARRMLQIEPKSEYADVMERALYNTVVAGMAKDGKHFFYVNPLEVWPDACGVNHIYDHVKPVRQGWFGCACCPPNIARLLSSLGEYVYTVQDDTIYTHLYMGGKAKVEVAGQTIVLEQRSEFPWNGHVGFTVQSKSDLEFTLALRVPNWTSGCELFVNGEAVEWEHTVTHGYAMIKRVWAPGDQVIWSMTMPILRMKGHPLLRETIGKAALQRGPLVYCLEEADNGKHLHQIRLLAGEEGKVVSKPALLGGMNVLQMPAYRDSDEQWGSELYRADRAVKQELIEAEYIPYYAWANRGPGEMMVWVRE
- a CDS encoding carbohydrate ABC transporter permease, which produces MQFHTKTERRHNRVLNTVALLITCAFLFPLYWMVVTSLKPEADIFLAHPSYFPEHIQWASYTSQLIGANNNILHSFVNSAIISVSTMVIATVLAIPAAYGLARFQTPWKKLFILLFLVTQMLPSSLILTPLFIEFKNLHILNTFWAPIFADATIGIPFSVMILRTYFISLPKELEDSAKIDGCNTFTTFLRIMLPIAIPGVVVAAVFSFLYAWGDLIYALTFISKPEMRPVTAGIYNFLGYQGISWNNIMAFGVVSVLPVILIFIFIQKYIVSGLTNGAVKG